The Capsicum annuum cultivar UCD-10X-F1 unplaced genomic scaffold, UCD10Xv1.1 ctg32384, whole genome shotgun sequence genome contains the following window.
GAAAACTTACAATGGAAGTGTGCTATAGGTATTTCCCCATTTTTTATCAGTTCAAACTTGTAAGCATCTCCTACTAGGAGTCCATTTTCTGTTCTGAATTTTGTCCATCCGCATGTAATGCCAAAATTAGTTCCAAGTCTCCCTAGCCACACTGACCAACATCTCTCTGCTTCGTCTTTAAGAATCATCTCACATTGCCTATTCAATCCATTTGACGTTGCAAAATCCAT
Protein-coding sequences here:
- the LOC107864195 gene encoding B3 domain-containing protein REM17 (The sequence of the model RefSeq protein was modified relative to this genomic sequence to represent the inferred CDS: added 123 bases not found in genome assembly), which codes for MKKPSNMSPLNAQVSTSTSGDDDHPYFVFTIKPYCIRKSEFYLPMDFATSNGLNRQCEMILKDEAERCWSVWLGRLGTNFGITCGWTKFRTENGLLVGDAYKFELIKNGEIPIAHFHCKYSAKVAQRTKQ